From a single Solanum dulcamara chromosome 4, daSolDulc1.2, whole genome shotgun sequence genomic region:
- the LOC129884948 gene encoding monothiol glutaredoxin-S2 — protein sequence MERVSRMVAEKPVVIFSKSSCCMSHTIKSLFCDLGVHPAVHELDEMQRGREIEAALSRLGCNPTVPAVFIGGELVGGENEVMSLHLQRSLKPMLKRAGALWV from the coding sequence ATGGAGAGAGTAAGCAGAATGGTAGCTGAAAAGCCAGTTGTGATCTTCAGCAAGAGTTCTTGTTGTATGAGCCACACTATTAAGTCTCTCTTTTGTGATCTCGGCGTACATCCGGCAGTTCATGAGCTTGATGAGATGCAGAGAGGCCGAGAAATCGAAGCTGCCCTCTCTAGGCTCGGCTGTAATCCTACAGTTCCAGCAGTATTCATCGGTGGTGAACTCGTTGGCGGTGAAAATGAAGTCATGAGTCTTCATCTTCAACGATCCTTGAAGCCAATGCTTAAAAGGGCTGGAGCTCTATgggtttaa